In Oncorhynchus tshawytscha isolate Ot180627B linkage group LG28, Otsh_v2.0, whole genome shotgun sequence, a genomic segment contains:
- the LOC112227294 gene encoding 60S ribosomal protein L37a encodes MAKRTKKVGIVGKYGTRYGASLRKMVKKIEISQHAKYTCSFCGKTKMKRRAVGIWHCGSCMKTVAGGAWTYNTTSAVTVKSAIRRLKELKDQ; translated from the exons ATG GCTAAGCGCACCAAGAAGGTGGGGATTGTGGGTAAATATGGCACGCGTTACGGCGCGTCTCTCAGGAAGATGGTGAAGAAGATTGAGATCAGCCAGCACGCCAAGTACACCTGCTCCTTCTGTGGCAAG ACTAAGATGAAGAGGAGGGCTGTTGGTATCTGGCACTGCGGGTCCTGCATGAAGACTGTTGCTGGAGGTGCCTGGACATACAA CACGACGTCTGCAGTCACAGTGAAGTCGGCCATCAGGAGACTGAAGGAGCTGAAGGACCAGTAG
- the LOC112227295 gene encoding UDP-glucuronosyltransferase 1-6-like, protein MGVTAVVGMCLLWVCALALGQSGGRIETSGSRGGSIETSGNIETSGGSIETSGSIETRGGSIETSGSIETGGSIETGSSIETSGGSIETGSSIENGGSIETSGGSVENGSPGRADHLTGDTSVTSDDTSSPEIVIGQTVDTGNDVTGVGGPTGSVGRLLVVPMDGSHWVGVKAIAEEMGRRGHQVTVVIPEVSMRLGPSSNCRTVSYPVPYGQETVDMLMDKHADNLRAATLPLVERMTQRMANIQNVSSFILTTAESLLFNTTLITSLEQQGFDAVLTDPLVPTGILIARRLGIPSVCLLRGIPCGLDLASAACPSPPSYVPRFFTKYTHSMSFPQRVGNVLVSLVEPLLCRLLYLRFDQLANRFLGEDVGVAEVLADTALWLLRYDFTLEFPRPLMPNMVLVGGINCHVRNPLPQVSECELELGLFSGSNVLQTSRLPKMMKWIPQNDLLAHHGARAFLTHSGTHGLYEGVCHAVPMVMLPLFGDQPDNAQRLASKGVGVVLDINHITVETLLQAVDEVVNNPRYKSSVLKLSAIHKDQPVDPLELSAYWTEFVMRHKGAGHLRAAAQDLNWFQYHSLDVIGLLIVAATAVVMVTLKCLSLCVRRFTTRKIKED, encoded by the exons atgggggtaaCAGCAGTTGTTGGTATGTGCCTGTTGTGGGTATGTGCCTTAGCCCTGGGGCAGAGTGGTGGTAGGATAGAGACTAGTGGTAGTCgtggtggtagtatagagactagtggtaatatagagactagtggtggtagtatagagactagtggtagtatagagactaggggtggtagtatagagactagtggtagtatagagactggtggtagtatagagactggCAGTAGTATAgagactagtggtggtagtatagagactggtAGTAGTATAGAGAATGGTGGTAGCATAGagactagtggtggtagtgtagAGAATGGTTCACCTGGTAGAGCAGACCATTTAACTGGTGATACTAGTGTAACTAGTGATGACACTAGTAGCCCTGAGATTGTAATTGGTCAAACCGTTGATACGGGTAATGATGTAACTGGCGTCGGTGGTCCGACTGGTTCCGTGGGCCGTCTGCTGGTAGTACCGATGGACGGAAGCCACTGGGTGGGGGTTAAGGCCATCGCCGAGGAGATGGGTCGCCGTGGACACCAGGTTACCGTGGTGATCCCCGAGGTGAGCATGCGTCTGGGCCCCAGCAGCAACTGCAGGACTGTGTCATATCCTGTCCCCTACGGCCAGGAGACAGTGGACATGCTGATGGACAAGCATGCAGATAACCTGCGTGCTGCCACACTGCCCCTAGTGGAGCGGATGACTCAACGCATGGCTAATATCCAGAATGTCAGCTCCTTCATACTGACTACTGCTGAGAGTCTGCTGTTCAACACCACACTAATCACATCTCTGGAACAGCAG ggttttGATGCGGTGTTGACCGACCCGCTGGTCCCTACAGGCATTCTGATAGCCAGGCGTCTGGGCATTCCGTCTGTGTGTCTGCTCAGAGGGATCCCCTGTGGTCTGGACCTGGCCTCAGCCGcctgcccctctcctccatcttacGTTCCACGCTTCTTCACCAAATACACACATAGCATGAGCTTTCCACAAAGGGTGGGCAATGTACTG GTGAGTCTCGTGGAGCCGTTGCTATGCCGACTGCTGTACTTGCGCTTCGACCAGCTGGCCAATCGCTTCCTGGGAGAGGATGTGGGTGTGGCCGAGGTACTGGCAGACACCGCCCTCTGGTTGCTAAG GTATGACTTTACGCTGGAGTTTCCTCGCCCCCTCATGCCTAATATGGTGCTGGTGGGAGGGATCAACTGCCATGTCAGGAACCCTCTGCCACAGGTGAGTGAGTGT gagctggagctgggcctgttCTCTGGCTCCAATGTTCTACAGACATCACGTCTTCCTAAGATGATGAAGTGGATCCCTCAGAATGATCTGCTGG cTCACCATGGTGCACGGGCCTTCCTGACCCACAGCGGGACCCATGGTCTGTACGAGGGGGTGTGTCACGCCGTTCCCATGGTGATGCTGCCGCTGTTTGGCGACCAACCTGACAACGCTCAGCGATTGGCCAGTAAGGGAGTGGGCGTGGTCCTGGATATTAACCATATCACAGTGGAAACACTGCTACAGGCGGTGGACGAGGTTGTCAACAACCCCAG GTATAAGTCCAGTGTGCTGAAGCTCTCAGCCATTCACAAGGACCAACCAGTGGACCCCCTGGAGCTCTCTGCCTATTGGACAGAGTTTGTGATGCGCCACAAAGGGGCGGGCCACCTGAGAGCCGCCGCCCAAGACCTCAACTGGTTCCAGTACCACAGCTTGGATGTGATTGGCCTGTTGATCGTCGCGGCGACGGCCGTTGTCATGGTGACGTTAAAGTGCTTATCGCTGTGCGTGCGGAGGTTCACAACCAGGAAGATTAAGGAGGACTGA